Below is a window of Candidatus Methanoperedens sp. DNA.
ATTACCATGATGACATTACTTGTTTTTTTAGTGATTCTTTTTGGTTTGTTTGGTGTTATTTCCACACAATTTATGGGACAATATAGAGAAGGATATAATATATGGATTAATGATATTGTTTATAATAAGAAAAATGAGAAAAATGAGTTATGCAGTAGAATAGAATCTTTAACAAGGGAGATATGTTGGATTAATGACTTAGCAATGGGCGTTATATTTATGATCATAATTTCTATCGTAATAATCTTTATAACTTATATTGCAACTTGGTCATTAATTATAGACGAAAGAGAGAAATTTATTTCTTATTCATGCATTTTCCTCACATTTATGATATTTATTGCGGTTCCAATAATTTTACAATTTATTTTAAAAGTAAATGTTATAAATCCATCAAAATCAAGTGGCATAGATAGAAAATTATTTGAGGTATGGAAAAAGCATAAATGTTTCGAAATTAAAGAAAAAGAATATATTTTAAAATTTGAACCTCATAGATTATATGAGTTACTTTTTGAATATTATAAAATAAATGAAGAAAAAGGAATAAAAGTTAATATTCCTCAAGAGTTAATAAACGGATTAAAAGAGAAATATGAAAGGAAATCGGTTTTTGGTCTTCCGTAGGCATCTTCAAGTGTTTGATGCTACAAAGAAAGATTTTATAATCAAATTGTGTTGAATGGTTTTTCTTGATTTTAAAATAGAAGCGTATTTAAAATATGCAAAGACTTATTTGTAAATTAGTGGTAGAAATCACACCACTAGCATATATCATCTACTAATCACGCGAAAAAGATATTTCTGGATTTTTGCGCCCCTCCCCGGTGGCTCTCCGAAGGTGCAGGCTAAGCCCGCATCCTCTGCGGAGGACGAGCCGCTTAAGAGTGAGTGGGTTGGGCGATACTGCGAACTGCGCAGAGTCGCGTTTAAATGTTTCCTACGGTTGAAGCTGTCATGCAGTACGGGCGCAGTAATTAGATCTTCTATTCCGTTTCACGCAAAAGAATATCCATGGTTACCTCCCTGTCATGGAAAACTCTATCATGCTGTTTCGAGACGTTTCCAGGATGTACGGGGTTATGATTAATTTTAGTTATGTTTAGACCTTATAGCGTACCTAATCATTTATTCACTTCAATGACTTCTTCATTTATACCATATACTAATTTTTTTATCGTAGAATCATATGTTTTCTTTAGTAATCCTGAAGTCACCATAATTTCTAAATTTCTATAAGATGTCTCGATATTGGAATAGATACCCTCCATTTCAGCTTCCTTGTGAAATGAATCTAAAGACATTTTCCGATCTTCTCCTATAAGCAAAAGTGACTTGATTCGTGATTCGTTAGATAAAGCATTACTTATTACTTTAATTCTTTCAATATTTTTATCATTAATCTCTAATACTACTTTCAAAAATCTCATTAATTCTACTATATGATTTACGTTATTTTAATTATTTTTACACTTATCATAACTTTATGTTATAATATATAAACTTTTTACTAATAATAGTAGAAAACTGTTTTAACCCACAACATCTTTAAATTGTTTTGAGAAGGATTAATAAAATGCCATTAGCAGATAAAGAATTTATTTTAAATTATTCAATGAATCGTTGGCAACTTAATTTTAAAAAAAATGTGGGAGCTACTTCTGAGAATATTCGCAAATGCAAGCCAAATTCTATAGAAGAGTGGAAAAAATACTACTTTGAAAATGTAAGGTCAAGAGACCACATAACAGGTTTAGGGAAAAAACTATACAAAGAAATTACTGAATCTGTCGCACATGAAAAGCGATTTCATCCAGATTTGTTAAATACAGTTAATGAACAAGATTGCATTGATTATATGTTCAATTTAGTCATAAAAAGGACATATGATGGATATCGGAGGGAATTCGGTTGAATGGAATCGAAATTTGTGGATATCAATTCATCCCGGCGCCCGATGAATGGGATAGATTGTATAGTGTTGATTTCTATCTAAAAATTGGTGAAAGATATGTGGGGATACAGGTCAAACCACACAGCTATAATAGCCCTTCGGTCTATGGTAAATTTAAAGGGAATCTAAGAAATCAACATAGAAAATTTCTTGTGGATTTTGGTGGAAAAGTCTTTATGGTTTACAAAGATAAAAAAGGAAATCATCTTAACACAGATATTTGTTCAGAAATTCACGCAGAAATAGAACGAATTAATAATCTCATATAATGGTTAAGTAAATGGATGAATTTGTAAATACTCTCGATGAGCAGAAATTTAGATCGACCATGCGTTATGGAATGATTTATGTCTTAACGATACTTGGAGTGTTGGATATGTATCCACATTAATTGAGTCTCAAAGTTGTAGTGAAAAAGAAGATTGGGAAGCTTTTTATTATGAATCAGGAAATGAAAGAAAATCAAAATCTAAAGGATTTCCAGAAAGCATAGTCAATATATTGAATGATTCCTTGTTAAAGTACAAACATGAAACTAAATTAGATAGTCTAAGCTGGAAACTAAAAAATATTAATTTTCAGTATGGCAGAACTAAGGAAGAAATCGCAGAGAAGGGAAAAATACTATTTGAAGAATTAAATAAAAGGGGCAATAAATACGGACTATCTTTGATTGAATGTGTGGATTGTGTAAGATTTAGAACACTATGTGAAACATGGAACGGCATAATTATTAGGGAACATAATACAATCAATAATTTAAAAAAACTGTTACCTGATATTGAACTTCGAAAAGTTTCTGGAGAAATAGATCATAGATACGCTGTAGATTATGAACTTCTTAAAAATAACGTAGCAATATGCGGAATACAAATAAAACCTAAGAGTTACTTACGTGACTCGCTTTTTTTGAGAAAAGCTAAAGAAGCCAATAAAAGAAAGAATGACCAATATGGAAAAGATTATGGAGGAGACGTTTTATATATTTTTTCTCAAACAAACGGTGAAATAATAAACATGCAGATAATCAAACAGATTAAGAATTTACTAACTTAGAAATTTGAACACCCAAACTTTTGTTGAAGTGGACCAGAGTTCTTTATTTTAATAATTAGTTCAGGTATTTCTGCACTATAACTTACATCAAATTCGTTTTCATTGGAAGGCACAATCCCACTTATGAAGGGTAATGAGATGTTTGTCTCTTGATTGGTCATAACCATGAATCCATACTTTATGGATTTGTGCTTTAAAGCTCCCTTTTCTTCAACCCTATCATTGACAAACTGAATATGTCTTTTCAATCTGTCAAAAACTATTTCTTTAGAAAGGCTCATTATCTCATTCAGTCTAAAATCGATAACTTTCTGAAACTCAGGATCTATCTCATATCCTATTGAATTCCTTGCCGAGCACATTGCAGCCAGCATAGTGGTGCCGGTACCGAAGAAGGGATCTAAGACAGTGTCGCCCTGGACTGAATACATATTTATTAATCTGTATGCTAAATCGAACGGGTATGCTCCGGACCGCTCACGCAAGTCCTCATGATTTAACTTCTGTGAGATACCTTTCAAATCCTGCCAGATATCACAAAACCAGGAATTCCGCTCCTCCCAGAAGTACGCGCTTTGCTGCCTGTTTAGTTTCTCATCGGATTTGAAATTTCTGTTCCTCCCCTTGCGAAATATCAGAATATATTCATGTTCTAAGGTCACATACGCACTCGGCGGCAGCATACCGGATCCCATGAATTTATTGGGTTTATTTGTTTCTTTCCTCCAGATAATCAAAGGTAAAACCTGATATCCCATATTCTCAAAATGACAGGTTATACGGGAATGGTTTGCATAAAGTTGAAAATGTTCCCCTATTTTTCTTGTAGCGTCGCCTATATTAACACAGGCAATACTCCCTGGAGCAAGGACTCTGTCTACTTCATTCCAAACTTTGTTTAACTCATTGTGCATTATGGTATATGCTTTCATCCCATCTTCGTTTTGAAGTGCATTCTTAATCTCATGATTGAGATTAGAAAACTGTTCGTCCCACATTTCGATCATTGGATACGGCGGAGATGTCACAATTAGATTAACACTACCAGATGGAACATCTTTCATATCGCTGGAGTCTGCGAAAATAACTTTATGATTTGTCTTCATAACATGTTTACCTTTATCCATCCCTACAATAATAAAAATCAAGATTTGTTTATTGCCAAAACCAAAAACGGTTTAAAACTATAAAAATCTATTCGCTTGAATCAGGCCTTCATTTTACACTATTACTCTCATTTCGGTTAAGGGAATTAAGCATCGTTTTGAATCGAGATGATGTTACTTATAAATATTATCTGATTGTTAAAGTCCTGGGGCAGTCGATATGCAAAAAAAAATAGCATTCTTATGCGTGTTTGTAATGGCTTATACACTATATTTTATCGATCTTCCCCCCTGGTGGGACGGTGCAACAACAGCCATGACCGCACTGGATACTGTTAAAAACAATATAAACCTCTATGTGGATTTTTTCGGTAAACCCCCATTCATTTTTCTCTCACTTGGCACGTTATTTAAAATATTCGGATATTCGCCTGAAATGATTCATGTATTCATGATGGTATTTTCAATTGCAGCCATCATCTTTACATACAAAGCCGGGGAAATGCTTGCAGGCAAGGAAATCGCATGTGGTGCATCGTTTCTCCTTGCGTTTTCCCCCCTGTTCATCGCTCAGTCCGTAAATCTGAATTTTGATCTTCCGAGCATGGCTCTTTTGATGGCAGCTTATTATTTCTATTTAAAAGAAAATTATATTTTTTTAGCTATTTCCGGGATAATGCTTGTGATGATAAAAGAAATCGGGATTTTATTTATGGCAGCTATGTTACTTGGCACAATTTTAACAAATTATACCGTTTTAATAAATTATACACAGAAAAAAAAATTTAACAAATATAAATTAAGAGATATTTTTGTAGCACAGTTAATTCCGATCTTAGTATTCATCGGCTGGGCATACGGGAACTATACAAGAAGGGGCTGGTTCCTCTTCCCAAGGGATTCCCCAATAATGAATTTTGACTCAATATTTAATGAAAATCTCATTATGCGCTCTGAACAACTGTTCGTAATAAATTATAACTGGATATTGGCTGTTCTGATAATATGTTCTCTTCTAATCTGGTTTTACAGACATAGACAGTGTGGAATCTTGGATCATGAAAAAATTAAGGTGCTTTTGCCTTTGATCTTGTTCTTCTTCCTGTTTTTCATAACTGTGGCACCTAT
It encodes the following:
- a CDS encoding MjaI family restriction endonuclease, with the protein product MPLADKEFILNYSMNRWQLNFKKNVGATSENIRKCKPNSIEEWKKYYFENVRSRDHITGLGKKLYKEITESVAHEKRFHPDLLNTVNEQDCIDYMFNLVIKRTYDGYRREFG
- a CDS encoding MjaI family restriction endonuclease, whose protein sequence is MSEGIRLNGIEICGYQFIPAPDEWDRLYSVDFYLKIGERYVGIQVKPHSYNSPSVYGKFKGNLRNQHRKFLVDFGGKVFMVYKDKKGNHLNTDICSEIHAEIERINNLI
- a CDS encoding MjaI family restriction endonuclease, with the protein product MDHALWNDLCLNDTWSVGYVSTLIESQSCSEKEDWEAFYYESGNERKSKSKGFPESIVNILNDSLLKYKHETKLDSLSWKLKNINFQYGRTKEEIAEKGKILFEELNKRGNKYGLSLIECVDCVRFRTLCETWNGIIIREHNTINNLKKLLPDIELRKVSGEIDHRYAVDYELLKNNVAICGIQIKPKSYLRDSLFLRKAKEANKRKNDQYGKDYGGDVLYIFSQTNGEIINMQIIKQIKNLLT
- a CDS encoding site-specific DNA-methyltransferase; amino-acid sequence: MKTNHKVIFADSSDMKDVPSGSVNLIVTSPPYPMIEMWDEQFSNLNHEIKNALQNEDGMKAYTIMHNELNKVWNEVDRVLAPGSIACVNIGDATRKIGEHFQLYANHSRITCHFENMGYQVLPLIIWRKETNKPNKFMGSGMLPPSAYVTLEHEYILIFRKGRNRNFKSDEKLNRQQSAYFWEERNSWFCDIWQDLKGISQKLNHEDLRERSGAYPFDLAYRLINMYSVQGDTVLDPFFGTGTTMLAAMCSARNSIGYEIDPEFQKVIDFRLNEIMSLSKEIVFDRLKRHIQFVNDRVEEKGALKHKSIKYGFMVMTNQETNISLPFISGIVPSNENEFDVSYSAEIPELIIKIKNSGPLQQKFGCSNF
- a CDS encoding glycosyltransferase family 39 protein, with the translated sequence MQKKIAFLCVFVMAYTLYFIDLPPWWDGATTAMTALDTVKNNINLYVDFFGKPPFIFLSLGTLFKIFGYSPEMIHVFMMVFSIAAIIFTYKAGEMLAGKEIACGASFLLAFSPLFIAQSVNLNFDLPSMALLMAAYYFYLKENYIFLAISGIMLVMIKEIGILFMAAMLLGTILTNYTVLINYTQKKKFNKYKLRDIFVAQLIPILVFIGWAYGNYTRRGWFLFPRDSPIMNFDSIFNENLIMRSEQLFVINYNWILAVLIICSLLIWFYRHRQCGILDHEKIKVLLPLILFFFLFFITVAPIRDFNLPRYVIVLYPAFYLESAWAISNLSGKNRKLFAIIIVSMVLLFAAQSVYSVYSQNPYVFLDPATQKIYGENPSLTLDGSGVMEINLKYVDYVKADIELIGFINTTGSTPLILNRFNHYGIFGAANKGIDIGYGQKSHREYKELGDFYRSPYTISYPAILVIENFNMFDLEKLYNMYNVTLLKQIRVNGVGADVYQIDKN